A window of the Vanessa cardui chromosome 12, ilVanCard2.1, whole genome shotgun sequence genome harbors these coding sequences:
- the LOC124534386 gene encoding myosin heavy chain, muscle isoform X16 → MPKPQVQEGEDPDPTPYLFVSLEQKRIDQSKPYDGKKACWVPDEKEGFVQGEIKATKGDLVTVNLPGGEEKTLKKELLSQVNPPKFEKVEDMADLTYLNEAAVLHNLRQRYYAKLIYTYSGLFCVAINPYKRFPVYTFRCAKLYRGKRRSEVPPHIFAISDGAYVNMLTNHENQSMLITGESGAGKTENTKKVIAYFATVGAAQKKDPTQDKKGSLEDQVVQTNPVLEAFGNAKTVRNDNSSRFGKFIRIHFGPSGKLAGADIETYLLEKARVISQQALERSYHIFYQMMSGSVSGLKEMCLLSNDIYDYYIVSQGKTTIPNVDDGEECVLTDQAFDILGFTQEEKDNVYKITAAVMHMGCMKFKQRGREEQAEADGTEDGEKVAKLLGVDCQDLYKNLLKPRIKVGNEFVTQGRNKDQVTNSVGALCKGMFDRLFKWLVKKCNETLDTKQKRQHFIGVLDIAGFEIFDYNGFEQLCINFTNEKLQQFFNHHMFVLEQEEYKREGINWTFIDFGMDLLACIDLIEKPMGILSILEEESMFPKATDQTFVEKLNNNHLGKSAPYLKPKPPKPGCQAAHFAIGHYAGNVGYNITGWLEKNKDPLNDTVVDQFKKGANKLLVEIFADHPGQSGDAGAGGGGGKGGRGKKGGGFATVSSAYREQLNNLMTTLRSTQPHFVRCIIPNELKQAGLIDSHLVMHQLTCNGVLEGIRICRKGFPNRMVYPDFKLRYKILAPQAAEKETDPKKIAQVILEATGLDVESYRLGHTKVFFRAGVLGQMEELRDDRLSKIVSWLQAYIRGYLSRKDFKKLQEQRLALQVVQRNLRKYLQLRTWPWWKLWQRVKPLLNVTRVEDEMAKLEEKAQKAQEAFEKEEKLRKEVEALNSKLLEEKQALLASLEGEKGSLSETQERANKLAAQKADLEGQLRDTQDRLTQEEDARNQLFQAKKKLEQEISGLKKDVEDLELSIQKSEQDKATKDHQIRNLNDEIAHQDELINKLNKEKKLQGESNQKTSEELQAAEDKVNHLNKVKQKLEQTLDELEDSLEREKKLRGDVEKQRRKVEGDLKLTQEAVSDLERNKKELEQTIQRKDKEISSLTAKLEDEQSLVSKVQKQIKELQARIEELEEEVESERQARAKAEKQRADLARELEELGERLEEAGGATSAQIELNKKREAELSKLRRDLEEANIQHESTLANLRKKHNDAVAEMGEQLDQLNKLKAKAEKERSQYFSEVNDLRAGLDHLSNEKAAQEKIVKQLQHQLNEVQGKADESNRTLNDLDAAKKKLSIENSDLLRQLEEAESQVSQLSKIKVSLTTQLEDTKRLADEEARERATLLGKFRNLEHDLDNIREQVEEEAEGKADLQRQLSKANAEAQLWRSKYESEGVARSEELEEAKRKLQARLAEAEETIESLNQKVVALEKTKQRLSTEVEDLQLEVDRATAIANAAEKKQKAFDKIIGEWKLKVDDLAAELDASQKECRNYSTELFRLKGAYEEGQEQLEAVRRENKNLADEVKDLLDQIGEGGRNIHEIEKARKRLEAEKDELQAALEEAEAALEQEENKVLRAQLELSQVRQEIDRRIQEKEEEFENTRKNHQRALDSMQASLEAEAKGKAEALRMKKKLEADINELEIALDHANKANAEAQKNIKRYQAQIKDLQTALEEEQRARDDAREQLGISERRANALQNELEESRTLLEQADRARRQAEQELGDAHEQLNELSAQSASLSAAKRKLESELQTLHSDLDELLNEAKNSEEKAKKAMVDAARLADELRAEQEHAQTQEKLRKALEQQIKELQVRLDEAEANALKGGKKAIQKLEQRVRELENELDGEQRRHADAQKNLRKAERRIKELTFQAEEDRKNHERMQDLVDKLQQKIKTYKRQIEEAEEIAALNLAKFRKAQQELEEAEERADLAEQAISKFRGKGRAGSAARGVSPAPQRTRPAFDGFGTFPPRFDLAPENDF, encoded by the exons ACGTACTCGGGTCTCTTCTGTGTCGCCATCAACCCTTACAAGAGATTCCCCGTGTACACGTTCCGATGTGCCAAGCTTTACCGAGGCAAGCGTCGTTCGGAAGTGCCACCCCACATTTTCGCCATTTCCGACGGCGCCTACGTCAACATGTTGACCAACCACGAGAATCAATCTATGTTGATTAC CGGTGAGTCTGGTGCCGGAAAGACTGAGAACACGAAGAAGGTAATTGCCTACTTCGCCACCGTTGGTGCAGCGCAAAAGAAGGACCCCACCCAGGACAAGAAGGGATCCCTGGAAGACCAGGTCGTCCAAACTAACCCTGTGCTTGAAGCCTTCGGTAACGCCAAGACTGTGCGTAACGACAACTCTTCCCGTTTC GGTAAATTCATCCGTATTCACTTCGGCCCCTCTGGAAAACTGGCTGGTGCTGACATTGAGACCT ACCTGCTCGAGAAGGCTCGTGTAATTTCCCAGCAAGCCCTTGAGCGTTCCTACCACATCTTCTACCAGATGATGTCTGGTTCCGTAAGCGGTCTTAAAG AAATGTGTCTGCTGTCAAACGACATATATGATTATTACATCGTATCGCAAGGAAAAACTACAATCCCAAACGTAGATGATGGCGAGGAATGTGTTTTGACCGAT CAAGCCTTCGACATTCTTGGTTTCACCCAAGAAGAGAAGGACAATGTTTACAAGATCACCGCCGCTGTCATGCACATGGGTTGTATGAAGTTCAAGCAGAGGGGTCGTGAAGAACAGGCTGAGGCTGATGGTACTGAG GATGGTGAAAAGGTTGCCAAGCTCCTCGGTGTTGACTGCCAGGACTTGTACAAGAACTTGCTGAAGCCCCGCATCAAGGTCGGAAACGAGTTCGTGACCCAGGGTCGTAACAAGGACCAGGTCACCAACTCCGTCGGTGCCCTCTGTAAGGGAATGTTCGATCGTCTCTTCAAGTGGCTCGTCAAGAAGTGTAACGAAACCCTAGACACCAAGCAGAAGAGACAGCACTTCATCGGTGTACTGGATATTGCTGGTTTCGAAATCTTCGAC tacaacGGTTTCGAGCAACTCTGCATTAACTTCACAAACGAGAAGCTCCAGCAATTCTTTAACCATCACATGTTCGTACTCGAACAAGAGGAGTACAAGAGAGAGGGCATCAACTGGACTTTCATCGATTTCGGAATGGACTTGTTAGCTTGTATCGATTTGATCGAGAAG CCTATGGGTATCCTCTCAATTCTTGAGGAAGAGTCTATGTTCCCGAAAGCCACTGACCAGACATTCGTTGAGAAGTTGAACAACAACCACTTGGGTAAATCTGCTCCTTACCTGAAGCCCAAACCCCCCAAGCCTGGTTGCCAAGCCGCTCACTTCGCTATTGGTCACTACGCCGGTAAT GTCGGTTACAACATCACCGGATGGCTGGAAAAGAACAAGGACCCTCTTAACGACACTGTCGTTGACCAATTCAAGAAGGGTGCCAACAAACTGTTGGTTGAAATCTTCGCTGACCATCCTGGCCAGTCTGGTGATGCTGGTGCTGGTGGTGGCGGCGGCAAGG GAGGTCGCGGTAAGAAGGGAGGTGGTTTTGCTACTGTCTCCTCTGCCTACAGG GAACAACTTAACAACTTGATGACAACGCTGAGGTCTACTCAACCTCACTTCGTGCGTTGTATCATTCCCAATGAATTGAAACAGGCTG GTCTCATCGACTCTCACCTTGTGATGCACCAGCTCACCTGTAACGGTGTGCTTGAAGGCATCCGTATTTGCCGTAAAGGTTTCCCCAACAGGATGGTCTACCCTGACTTCAAGCTCCG CTACAAGATCCTGGCCCCTCAAGCTGCGGAAAAAGAAACTGACCCTAAGAAAATCGCCCAAGTCATCTTAGAAGCCACGGGCTTGGATGTCGAGTCCTACCGTCTGGGTCATACCAAG GTATTCTTCCGCGCTGGTGTTCTGGGTCAGATGGAAGAGTTGCGTGACGACAGGCTGTCTAAGATCGTATCTTGGCTCCAGGCCTACATCCGTGGTTACCTTTCCCGTAAGGACTTCAAGAAGTTGCAGGAACAGAG ATTGGCTCTCCAAGTTGTCCAACGCAACTTGCGCAAGTACTTGCAGCTCCGCACCTGGCCATGGTGGAAACTGTGGCAGAGGGTCAAGCCCCTCCTCAACGTCACCCGCGTCGAGGATGAGATGGCG AAACTCGAGGAGAAGGCTCAAAAGGCCCAGGAGGCTTTTGAGAAGGAAGAGAAACTCCGCAAGGAGGTCGAGGCCCTCAACTCTAAGCTGCTTGAGGAGAAGCAGGCCCTGCTTGCTTCCCTTGAGGGAGAGAAGGGCTCTCTCTCTGAAACCCAGGAGCGTGCCAACAAACTCGCAGCACAAAAGGCTGATCTCGAGGGTCAACTTAGG GACACACAAGACCGTCTCACCCAGGAGGAAGATGCCCGCAACCAGCTATTCCAAGCCAAGAAGAAGTTGGAGCAGGAAATCTCCGGCCTGAAGAAGGATGTAGAAGACCTCGAACTTAGCATCCAGAAGTCTGAGCAAGACAAGGCTACCAAAGACCACCAAATCCGCAACTTGAACGATGAAATCGCCCACCAGGACGAGCTCATCAACAAGCTTAACAAGGAAAAGAAACTTCAAGGAGAATCTAACCAGAAGACCTCCGAGGAGCTGCAAGCCGCCGAAGACAAGGTCAACCACCTCAACAAGGTCAAGCAGAAGCTCGAGCAGACCCTTGATGAGCTCGAAGACTCATTGGAGCGTGAAAAGAAACTGCGCGGTGATGTTGAGAAGCAGAGGAGGAAAGTTGAAGGCGACCTTAAACTTACCCAGGAAGCCGTCTCTGACCTCGAACGCAACAAAAAGGAACTCGAACAAACTATTCAGCGCAAGGACAAGGAAATCTCATCTCTCACCGCCAAGCTCGAAGACGAACAATCTTTGGTCAGCAAGGTCCAGAAACAGATCAAGGAACTGCAAGCCCGCATCGAGGAACTGGAAGAGGAAGTCGAATCCGAACGCCAGGCCCGTGCTAAGGCTGAGAAGCAGCGCGCTGATCTCGCTCGTGAACTCGAGGAGTTGGGTGAGCGTCTCGAGGAAGCCGGTGGTGCCACCTCTGCTCAAATTGAACTCAACAAGAAGCGTGAGGCTGAGCTCAGCAAGCTCCGTCGTGACTTGGAGGAAGCTAACATCCAGCACGAGTCCACCCTCGCCAACCTCCGCAAGAAGCACAACGATGCCGTTGCGGAAATGGGTGAGCAGCTCGACCAGCTCAACAAGCTTAAGGCTAA GGCTGAGAAAGAGCGCTCTCAATACTTTAGCGAAGTCAATGACCTTCGCGCCGGTCTCGACCACTTGTCCAACGAAAAG GCTGCTCAAGAAAAGATCGTCAAGCAACTTCAACACCAGCTCAACGAGGTTCAAGGCAAGGCTGATGAATCCAACCGCACCCTCAATGACCTGGATGCCGCTAAGAAGAAGTTGTCGATTGAGAACTCCGACCTGCTCCGCCAGTTGGAGGAGGCTGAGTCCCAGGTGTCGCAGCTCTCCAAGATTAAGGTGTCGCTCACCACTCAGTTGGAGGACACCAAGAGGCTCGCTGACGAAGAGGCCAGG GAACGCGCTACTTTACTCGGCAAGTTCCGCAACCTCGAACACGACTTGGACAACATCCGCGAGCAAGTGGAAGAGGAAGCCGAAGGCAAGGCTGACCTACAACGTCAACTCTCCAAGGCTAACGCTGAAGCTCAACTCTGGCGCTCCAAGTACGAGTCCGAAGGTGTTGCTCGCTCCGAGGAACTCGAGGAAGCCAAGCGCAAACTTCAAGCCCGTCTTGCCGAAGCCGAAGAAACTATCGAGTCTCTCAACCAGAAGGTTGTTGCTCTCGAGAAGACCAAGCAACGTCTTTCCACCGAAGTCGAGGACTTGCAACTCGAGGTTGACCGTGCCACTGCCATCGCTAACGCTGCTGAGAAGAAACAGAAGGCGTTCGATAAGATCATTGGTGAATGGAAACTCAAGGTTGATGACCTTGCCGCTGAGCTTGATGCCAGCCAGAAGGAATGCCGTAACTACTCTACCGAATTATTCCGCCTTAAGGGTGCCTACGAGGAAGGTCAGGAACAACTCGAGGCCGTACGCCGTGAAAACAAGAACCTCGCTGATGAAGTCAAGGATCTCCTTGACCAGATTGGCGAAGGTGGTCGCAACATCCATGAAATTGAGAAGGCCAGGAAGCGCCTTGAAGCTGAAAAGGATGAACTCCAAGCTGCCCTCGAGGAAGCCGAAGCAGCTCTTGAGCAGGAAGAGAACAAGGTTCTGCGTGCTCAACTCGAGCTGTCTCAAGTCAGACAGGAGATCGACAGGAGGATCCAGGAGAAGGAAGAAGAATTCGAAAACACCCGCAAGAACCACCAACGTGCCTTGGACTCCATGCAAGCTTCCCTTGAAGCTGAAGCTAAGGGCAAGGCTGAGGCCCTGCGCATGAAGAAGAAGTTGGAGGCTGACATCAATGAACTCGAGATCGCTCTCGACCACGCCAACAAAGCTAACGCTGAAGCCCAGAAGAACATTAAACGTTACCAGGCACAGATCAAGGACCTCCAAACTGCCTTGGAAGAAGAACAGCGTGCTCGTGATGATGCCCGTGAACAGCTCGGAATCTCTGAGCGTCGTGCAAACGCCCTCCAAAATGAGCTCGAAGAATCTCGTACGCTCCTTGAACAGGCCGACCGTGCCCGCCGCCAAGCTGAACAAGAACTTGGTGATGCCCACGAACAGCTCAACGAACTCTCTGCTCAAAGCGCTTCCCTCTCTGCCGCTAAGAGGAAACTCGAGTCCGAGCTCCAGACCCTGCACTCTGACCTCGATGAACTCCTTAACGAGGCTAAGAACTCCGAGGAGAAGGCAAAGAAGGCTATGGTTGATGCTGCCAGGCTTGCCGATGAACTCCGTGCTGAGCAAGAACACGCCCAGACACAGGAGAAACTTCGCAAGGCACTTGAACAACAGATCAAGGAATTGCAAGTCAGGCTTGACGAAGCTGAAGCTAACGCGCTCAAGGGAGGCAAGAAGGCCATCCAGAAACTTGAACAAAGAGTCAGGGAGCTTGAAAACGAGCTCGACGGCGAACAGAGGAGGCACGCTGATGCACAGAAGAACCTGCGCAAGGCTGAGAGACGCATCAAGGAATTGACCTTCCAGGCTGAAGAAGACCGCAAGAACCACGAGCGTATGCAGGACCTGGTTGACAAACTGCAGCAGAAGATCAAGACCTACAAGAGGCAGATCGAAGAAGCCGAAGAGATCGCCGCCCTTAACTTGGCTAAGTTCCGTAAGGCACAGCAAGAATTGGAAGAAGCTGAAGAAAGGGCAGACCTTGCCGAGCAAGCTATCAGCAAATTCCGTGGCAAGGGACGCGCGGGATCAGCTGCGAGAGGAGTCAGTCCGgcg CCCCAACGTACGCGCCCCGCCTTCGACGGTTTCGGCACCTTCCCACCAAGGTTCGACCTGGCGCCCGAAAACGATTTCTAA